In Frederiksenia canicola, the sequence CTGGTTATCAAATGCAATCGTTACTGCTTGGTTGAATAATGTTTCATCCATCGTTTGCAGAGCTTGAGCCTGCTCTGGCGGCAAAGACCAAACAATTGAACAGAGATGCTGGTCTGCCATTGGTAAAAATGCCAATATGCTGTCTGGCGAAAAAATCTGACGAGCGGTTTTTTCATGGGGCTCTACGGTTTTGACATTACACACTAATGCCGTATGTTGATAATCTTGGCTGATAAGTGGCATATGACTCTGCGTTCTTACCCAAGAATTCGCTCCGTCAGCCCCAACCACTAATTTAGTCGAAAGCATTTCACCTGATTCAAGGGTTAAAAACGCCCCTGTTTCGCTAACGCCTAACGTTTTAGGGCTATCTTGCAATAATTCCACATTCGCTTGCTGGCTGACCGTTTCCCAAAGGGCGGTTTGAATGCGATCGTTTTCAACAATCACACCAAGTTGCTCCAATCCCAATTGCTTAATCAGTGGATCATGATTATCAAAATGAATTTTAGCAAAACTGTCCTTTTCACAAACTGCCATTTGAGTGTAAGGTGAGAGACGTTCAGCTGCAATCTTTTGCCAAGAACCGACCGCTTGTAGCATCTGCTGGCTGGCAAAATTAATCGCACTGACACGATGAGAAAAGGCATCATCAAGTGGCTTGGGCGGATGTTTTTCCAGCATTTTAATTTGGCAGTTAGCATCCGCTAATAATGCTGCCAAAGCCAAACCAACCATACCACCACCCACAATGACAAGATCTGCATGTTTCATTCATTTATCCTTTCATTACGCTTTTTTATGGTGCTTTTCTAGACTGCGATGGCGAACTTTCACTTTTTTATTACGGCTTGCAAAATATTGAGCGAGCTGTTCCGCAATGAAGACGGAACGATGTTTACCACCCGTACAGCCAATCGCAATAGTGAGATAACTGCGATTATTTTTCTCGAGAAGTGGCAACCACATATCTAAATAATTGCGAGTTTGATAAATGAAATTATGCACTTCTGTTTGCCGTTCTAAAAAATCAATCACGGGCTGTTCAAGCCCAGTCATTGGACGTAATTCGGGATTCCAATGGGGATTTGGCAAAAAGCGAACATCAAACACATAATCAGCATCTGGTGGCAATCCATATTTAAACCCAAAAGATTCAACCACAATTTGCAACTCTTTTTCTGCGGACCCACGCAATAACTCGCGTAAGTTTTCCGCAAGTTCATGGGCTGAAAGATAGGTGGTATCAATCACGTAGTTGGCTTGTTGGATAAGCGGATCAAGAAGTTTGCTTTCAAGATCGATAGCCGCTTCCAGAGAAAGATCGTGATTTGAGAGTGGATGTAAGCGGCGAGAATCGCTATAACGACGGATCAATGTTTTACGTCCGCAATCTAAGAAAATCAGTTTTGTTTGAATAGAGTCAGGTAGCTGATTCAAAACGCTTTCCAATAATGTGGGATCATCCGGTAAATTTCGCACATCAAGGCTGACTACCGTCGCTTGATCTGATTTAGAAAAGTATTCCGCTAACTGGGGAATCAACGCTAACGGAATATTATCCACACAATAGTAGCCCACATCTTCTAATGCACGCAAAGCAACTGACTTACCTGCACCAGAACGTCCACTAATAATCACTAATTCCATTATGACTCCTGACTCTGTTCTGAATGCTGATCAGCATAGCTCAAAATTTGCCAAATATCTTCTGCATTTTCTGCTGATCGGAGATGCTTCAATAATGTTTTATCACTTAAACGCTCAGCTAAATCCACCAAACAGCCTTTTAACTCACTGCACACTTGTTCAGGAAACAAAATAGCGTAAATCAAATCCACTTCTTTGTGATCATCGGCTTCAAAATCAATCGGATTATCTAATTGCAAAAAGACGGCTATCGGCTTTTCAATTCGGACATCTGGATGATAGGGCAATTTTGCATGCGGTAAGGCGATGCCGTTATTAAGTGCGGTTGTGCCTAACTTTTCTCGTTGAAAGAGATGGCTAAAACAAGCGACAGAGCAGATTTGTTGCTCAGACTCGCATTCAATCTGTTGATTGAGTGAATCCGCAACCATTTTACCAATTAGCTCTAAGGCACGTTTCTTACTTGAGGCAAATACACCTGTATGAATATTTTCAGGCTGTAAAAATTCGGTGAGTTTCATAATGTTGCTAAACAAGCGGCCACTTCCTAAGAAAAATTTGCAAATTTCTGCAAGGAACTCACCGCTTGCTAATTAAAGTTTAAATTGATCGCCTAAATAGACACGTTTTACATCTGGATTTTCAAGTACGTCTTCTGGTGAGCCGCTTGCGATCATCTGTCCGCTACCAACAATATACGCTCGCTCACACACATCTAACGTTTCTCGCACATTGTGATCGGTAATCAAGACACCTAAGCCCCGTTCTTTTAAATTGACGATGATCTTTTTAATGTCTATCACCGAAATAGGATCGACGCCTGCAAAAGGTTCATCCAAGAGAATAAATTTCGGGTTTGCCGCCAATGCTCGTGCAATTTCAACACGGCGACGTTCGCCTCCAGATAAGGACTGCCCAAGGCTATTACGAATATGTTCAATGTGAAATTCTGAAATCAATTCATTAGCACGATCTTTGCGTTGCTGTTCGTTCAAATCTTTACGAATCTGCAACACCGCCATCAGATTATCGTAAACACTTAAACGACGGAAAATTGATGCTTCTTGTGGCAAGTAACCAATACCTTGTTTAGCTCGATCGTGCATTGGTAGTACACTGATATCGTGGTCATCGATCCGAATTTTGCCATGATCGTGGCGAACTAAACCGACAACCATATAGAAAGTCGTGGTTTTCCCTGCACCATTTGGACCAAGCAAACCAACGATTTCGCCTGATTTCACATTCAGACTAACATCTTTGACTACTTGACGATTTTTATAACTTTTCGCTAAATGTTCTGCATAAAGAATTGGCATTACCATACCTATTTTTTCGGTTTACTTTCTTGTAATTGGGTTGGAATTAAGACAGTTTTTACTCTGCCCTGTGTGCTACTTGTTGCTTTAAGCTGTTGTTTTTTAACGTCATAAGTAATTTTATCGGCCTTAACAAAACTATCTATCTGCTTTAACTCAGCCTTTCCAGTCAGCGTGAGAAATTCTTGATTAAGATCGTAAGACACGCTGTTTGCCTTTCCATCTACTGGCTTTCCACTATCTAGAGTCTGTTGAAAAGTCACGGGCGAGCCACTCGCTTCGATTTTTTCCTTTTTCCCTTCTTGGCGAGTGATAGTCACATTAGCCGCTTGGATTTTGATAGAACCTTGGGTAATCAACACATTGTCAGTTAAAACGACAATATTTTTTTCCAAATCTAATGATTGGCTACCTGATGAAATATCAATCGGCTGATCCGTATCACCTTTTAACGCATACACAGATACACTCATTGAGCATAACGCAGTGAGCAGTAATACGTTTTTCACAAATTTCATTGTATGTTCCTTATTGTGCAGCATTGCTTGATGGCTCAGCTTGTTTCTTGGTTTTTTGAATAATGGTTGGTTCAAGATATGTTTTGACATCTTTCGTCAAGGTGGCAACTTGCTTTTTCAAATTGCCCGTTAAACCTGTGCCTGTTGTCGTAAATCCCATTCCTTGAGATTTTACAACGCTATCACTTGAAATATCATAAGTTGCTAAATTAATCGACAATTCTTCTGTTTCAATGAAACTTAAACGAGAGTTGGGTTCTACATTTTCGATTCTGACATTGCCTTTTAAATGCAACATTTTGTCTTTGGTAATTTCAGCAATATCTGCAGTAACTTGCCACTGTTTTAATTGCTTTTCGGTATCAAATAAATCGAGCAAAGGCTTTAAAAATTCTGTTCGTTCCGTAGTTTCAAAACGTTTTATTTCTTGTGCTTTTGCAAAATATTGCGGCTTACCTTTTAGGTCATAGACCATTGTCGAAATTTGCTGTCCAACGTACTCTGGCGAACCTTCACGTTTAATCAAATCCGCTAAATCATGATTCTCTTTATGTTGTTGACTGAAATACCAGCCACCTAAAATAGCGGCAATCACCAACAAAATGATGGTTAAACGAATGTTCATTTTTTCTCTACTTTATTCAAATTTAACGCTGAATTCTAGCACAGTTTTTAATGCGAATATAGAACAGCTACCGACAAAAAAGTTTTGTAAAAAGCGAAAACCCTAAGGGTACCTTAGGGTTTTCGAGTTGCAAAATATTACCCGTAACGGACCGCTTGTAGAGACTATTTTGCAGCTTTGAGTTCTTGATAATATTTCTCGTAGATCTCAACAGCATCACCAACATCGACTTGCCATACGCTACGTTCAATGACATCAGGTGTTAAGAACACAGCAGGATCTTCCGTTAATTCTTTGGGTAGCAATTTCAATGCTTCTTTGTTTGAAGTTGGATAACCAATTGCTTCTGTGAGCTTAGCGGCAACAGGGGCTGACAACATATAGTTGATCAACTTATACGCCCCTTCTGGGTTTTTCGCCGTGGCTGGAATCGCTAAGTTGTCTATCCATAACGTTGTACCTTCTTTTGGATAGATCATCCCAATTTTCGCCCCTTCGTTTTTGGCAATTCGCACCGAACCATTCCACAGCAAACCGACTTCTGTTTCGCCTGAAATAAATGAGCTCGCTGGGTTGTCTGAGTTAAACGATAAAACATTTGGACGCAATTTGAGTAACTCTTGATAAGCGGCTTTCAACACTTCAGGATCTTGTGTGTTTGGATCTTGACCCATTTTGAGTAAGGCGATATTAAACGGTTCACGTGGGTCGTCTAAAATCTGTACTTTGTCCTTAAATTCAGGTTTCCATAAGTCCGCCCACGATTGCAAATTCGCTGGGTTTTGCGTTTCACTATTATACGCCAAACCCGTTGCGCCAAATAATTGCGGAATGGAGAATTTATTGCCCCTGTCGAACGGGCGATCCAACATTTGCGGGTCAAGCTCTGCCAAAACAGGAAGTTTGGAATGATCTAACTCTTTTAACATCCCTTCACGAGCCATTTTTGACACATAGTAGCTAGTTGGAGCTACGATATCGTAGCTACTGTCTTTACCCATTGTTTTCAGTTTGGCATACATCGTTTCGTTCGACTCCATACTAGAAACCATCACTTTAATGCCCGTTTGTTTGGTAAATTCTTCCAGTAAGCCTTCTGGCACATATTCTGTCCAAGTATAAAGATAGACGGTGTTATCGTCCGCTTTCACATTCGCCGTGGCAAACATTACAATACCAGCTAAAAGAGCCGCCCATTTTTTCATAAAGTTCTCCTGATTGTAGGATTTAAGTATAAAAAAACCCTTGAGCCTTGCCCAAGGGTTTTAACGTTGTTCGTTAAAGGCTTATTTTGCCGCTTTTAACTCTTGATAATATTTTTCGTAAAGTTCGATTGCATCACCGACATCATCTTGCCAGTGGCTTTTTTGTAGCACTTCAGAAGTTGGGTAAATCGCAGGATCTTCTGTGATCTCTTTCGGAAGATTCGGTAAAGAA encodes:
- a CDS encoding FAD-dependent monooxygenase is translated as MKHADLVIVGGGMVGLALAALLADANCQIKMLEKHPPKPLDDAFSHRVSAINFASQQMLQAVGSWQKIAAERLSPYTQMAVCEKDSFAKIHFDNHDPLIKQLGLEQLGVIVENDRIQTALWETVSQQANVELLQDSPKTLGVSETGAFLTLESGEMLSTKLVVGADGANSWVRTQSHMPLISQDYQHTALVCNVKTVEPHEKTARQIFSPDSILAFLPMADQHLCSIVWSLPPEQAQALQTMDETLFNQAVTIAFDNQLGLCELQSSRQIYPLVARYARDFVKPRIALVGDAAHTIHPLAGLGVNLGFADAMTLASELKHHLAQGHDIGEQRHLRYFERKRKTEAIKVLAAMKGLKELFHGDNPLKKFVRGVGLSLTNQNALAKKFFIEQTLHF
- the rapZ gene encoding RNase adapter RapZ — protein: MELVIISGRSGAGKSVALRALEDVGYYCVDNIPLALIPQLAEYFSKSDQATVVSLDVRNLPDDPTLLESVLNQLPDSIQTKLIFLDCGRKTLIRRYSDSRRLHPLSNHDLSLEAAIDLESKLLDPLIQQANYVIDTTYLSAHELAENLRELLRGSAEKELQIVVESFGFKYGLPPDADYVFDVRFLPNPHWNPELRPMTGLEQPVIDFLERQTEVHNFIYQTRNYLDMWLPLLEKNNRSYLTIAIGCTGGKHRSVFIAEQLAQYFASRNKKVKVRHRSLEKHHKKA
- a CDS encoding PTS sugar transporter subunit IIA; the protein is MKLTEFLQPENIHTGVFASSKKRALELIGKMVADSLNQQIECESEQQICSVACFSHLFQREKLGTTALNNGIALPHAKLPYHPDVRIEKPIAVFLQLDNPIDFEADDHKEVDLIYAILFPEQVCSELKGCLVDLAERLSDKTLLKHLRSAENAEDIWQILSYADQHSEQSQES
- the lptB gene encoding LPS export ABC transporter ATP-binding protein, which gives rise to MPILYAEHLAKSYKNRQVVKDVSLNVKSGEIVGLLGPNGAGKTTTFYMVVGLVRHDHGKIRIDDHDISVLPMHDRAKQGIGYLPQEASIFRRLSVYDNLMAVLQIRKDLNEQQRKDRANELISEFHIEHIRNSLGQSLSGGERRRVEIARALAANPKFILLDEPFAGVDPISVIDIKKIIVNLKERGLGVLITDHNVRETLDVCERAYIVGSGQMIASGSPEDVLENPDVKRVYLGDQFKL
- the lptA gene encoding lipopolysaccharide transport periplasmic protein LptA, with product MKFVKNVLLLTALCSMSVSVYALKGDTDQPIDISSGSQSLDLEKNIVVLTDNVLITQGSIKIQAANVTITRQEGKKEKIEASGSPVTFQQTLDSGKPVDGKANSVSYDLNQEFLTLTGKAELKQIDSFVKADKITYDVKKQQLKATSSTQGRVKTVLIPTQLQESKPKK
- the lptC gene encoding LPS export ABC transporter periplasmic protein LptC, which translates into the protein MNIRLTIILLVIAAILGGWYFSQQHKENHDLADLIKREGSPEYVGQQISTMVYDLKGKPQYFAKAQEIKRFETTERTEFLKPLLDLFDTEKQLKQWQVTADIAEITKDKMLHLKGNVRIENVEPNSRLSFIETEELSINLATYDISSDSVVKSQGMGFTTTGTGLTGNLKKQVATLTKDVKTYLEPTIIQKTKKQAEPSSNAAQ
- a CDS encoding extracellular solute-binding protein, coding for MKKWAALLAGIVMFATANVKADDNTVYLYTWTEYVPEGLLEEFTKQTGIKVMVSSMESNETMYAKLKTMGKDSSYDIVAPTSYYVSKMAREGMLKELDHSKLPVLAELDPQMLDRPFDRGNKFSIPQLFGATGLAYNSETQNPANLQSWADLWKPEFKDKVQILDDPREPFNIALLKMGQDPNTQDPEVLKAAYQELLKLRPNVLSFNSDNPASSFISGETEVGLLWNGSVRIAKNEGAKIGMIYPKEGTTLWIDNLAIPATAKNPEGAYKLINYMLSAPVAAKLTEAIGYPTSNKEALKLLPKELTEDPAVFLTPDVIERSVWQVDVGDAVEIYEKYYQELKAAK